AGCGGAACGTTCTGGCGCAGACAGTCGATGTTCATGCACATGGGGCCATAGAGATTCACCGTGTCGACCACACCGCTCGTCTCCTTCACGGCCATCACGTCGAACTCGTACCACCACGACGTGGGGAGGAGGTTCACCCCCGCATCGAGCACCAGCCCTCGCCGCCCGTCGGAGAGGCGCTTGCATGACACCACCGATGTGATGAGCTGCACCGCCTCGGCAACCAAGGCACGTCCAGGCTCGATGATGAGGCGGGGGAGCCTGTCGACCGGGAAGTCTCCGCGCATGAGCGCCGAGGTGAGCGCCTCTGCATAGCGATCGATGGAAGGCACGACGTGCTCCACGGGAAGCGCCTGCCCGTGCAGGCGGGTGCGCGCCGCGAAGCCGCCTCCGAAGTCGAGATGGTCGAGCTCGACCCCGCTCCCGCGCCGCAGATCAGCGCACAGCTCCGCGACGCGGACGGCAGCGCGGGCGTACACATCGACGTCTGTGATGTAGGTCCCCACGTGGGTGTGCAGGCCGGAGAGCCGCAGCGACGGGCTCGATGCGACACGCGCCGCCATCTGCCGCGCGTCTCCGTTCTCGAGGTTGAATCCGAAACGGTCCCACGGCTCATCGGTAAGACGCATGTTGACGCGCAGGCCGATGGGGATGCGACGCCCCAGACGCGCGCCGATGGCCTCGAGATCAGCCACCTCCTCGAGCGAGTCGGCGTGGATGAGGGCACCGTCCGCCACGGCTTGCTCGAGCTCGTGGCGGCGCTTCATCGGACCGTTGAAGATGATCTCGGATCCCGGCACCCCCAGGGCGAGCGCGATGTCGTACTCGAAACCGCTCACGACCTCAGCCCACGCCCCCTCCTGACGAAGGACCGCGCAGATGGCCGACAGGTAGTTCGTCTTGTACGAGTAGCCGATGGTCGTGCGCGGGTACCGCAGGCGGAATGCGCGATCGAGCTCGCGATAGCGGCGGCGCAGCTCGGCTTCCGAGATCACGAACAGGGGGCTGCCGTGCCGCGCCACGAGATCATCGGGGGAAAACCCATCGAGACGGCCGCCGGGAAGGGTGACCTGCGGGCGAGCGAACGGATTCAGGGCACCCAGGCGATGTCGCACGAGAACAGGCTTCTGATAGGGCTCACGCATCAGACGAGGCTCCTCGGTCGTGATAGATGCTCCCCCGCGTCACGAGCTGCTCGAGCGTCGTGAGCGAGCAGATGAGGTCGACAGCGTGCCGCACGAATGCGACCCCGGCCCGCGCCTGCCCGAAAGGCTCCACCGTCTCCCCAAGCGCGATGCGCACGAGGGCCGCGGCGAGATTCGCGCCTGCCCCGACCGACAGATAGCACCACGCCGGGAATCGCGGATTGATCTCGATGAGGTGATAGGCGCCCGTCACTTCGTCGCGGATGAGCTCGAGCTCGAGCGCGCCACGCCATCCGAGGGCGGCAAACGCGCGCTCCGCCAGCTGATGGAGGGCCGTATCGCTCACCGTCACCGCCGACCACGCCTTCCCCGAATCGGTGACTCCCATCTTGCGCATGGCCACCGACCCGATCAGGCGACCCGCGCCGTCGCCCAGCATGAGCACGTCGTACTCCTCGCCCTCCACGACCTGCTGGGCCAGAACGGGGCTGCCCCAGCGCTTGCGGATGCGGGCGTACGCGTGCGCAGCCTCTTCGGGGCCGCGAGCGATCTCGGCCCCGTGCCAGGCCCCCTTCACCGCAATGGGATAGGCGAATGGGAGCGCCTCGAGGTGTCGAGGTCCCTCGAGAACCACGGTGGGCGGAGAGCGCAAGCCGTGGGTTCGGCAGAAGGCATCGAGCTCGAGCTTCGAGGTCAGGCGCAGCGATTCAGCGCGTGGGAGCAGCGTGGCGATGCCGCAGCGCTCGAGCTCTGGGGCGATGGCCACCATGTTCGACAGCTCAGTGTCGAGGGTCGGCAGCAGAACATCGATGGGGGTTCGGCCGTGCACCTCGAGCAGGCGCGTGAGAACCGCCGTGCACCCCGCAGCGGGGTACGGGATGAGATGCGCCTCGTCGACCAGCGATGCATCGTACACCGCGGTATCGAGCGCGTCATAGGCCAGACCGACGATTCGCCCCCGCCATCCCGGATCTGCGCGCAGGCAGCGGATCACGCCCGTGCCCGGGGCCGGGCTGTCGGTAGCGTTCAGTCCGGTCACGGCAACCGTGGCGTGAAGGGCCTGACGGTTCACTGAAGGCCAGCGGCGCGCATCTGGCTGATGAACGCCTCGGCATCGCGTCGCGCGGTCGAGGGGTCGACCTCGAATCGCTCCACAACGGCGTCGACGACCGCCTGCAGCCCCTTGCCCGCGGCAAGCAGCCGATAGATGAGCGCGCCAACAGCGTTGGTGCTGTACGAGACCCCTCTCACCGGGTCGAAGAGAAAGCCGTTCTCTGAGAGCCACGGTCCCTCCCCTCCCCAGGGTGCATCGAGCGCGTCACCACGAGGGGGGCCGATTCCCTTCACGGTTCGCCCTGCCACACGCCAGCGACGGGAAACCCTGTGCTCTGCGCGGTGCGGGGGAACCATCCGCCGCGATAGGCGAGCAGACCCGTCAGGTGATAGCCGTTGCGCTTGCACCACGTGTCACGCGGGATGGTGCACTGCGCAGCCATGACCCGGCCAGACCAGAGCGCCACCTCATAGCTCCCCCCCCTGACCCTGGAAACGGGGATGGTGAAGACGTGTCGAAAGTCGCCGCGCACTGACACCACCTCGTGCACGCCCTCGGTTGCCTTGTCGCGAATGCCATAGGCGTAGGCCGACCGTCCGAGCCAGGCTCCACCCGCTGGCGCCACCCCCGTGACGGTGAGCACGTATGCATCGCGCTCGATGGCCGCGCGCACATCGATGCGCCAGGCGGATGCGGGCGCCGCGTGCGACGCGCTCGGCAAGAAGGCCACAGCCAAGAGCGCGGCCAGGAGGGCGAGAAGGAGGCGGGTCGGTACGATGCATCGGTTCATGCCCATGAGGTTCGCAGTCCTGACGCAGTGTCCTGTGCGCGGGAACAGGCGTGCGGTTGCCCGCGGCGCGGGCTCAGATGGTCTCGATCTGCTCGGCCCGCACCCATCCCTTCACGCGATGGAAAGCGCCCACCTCTCGCCAATCCCCTTCCGACGCAAGGACCTCGATCCGCGTGCCCGCGTGAAGCGAGACACCCACGCTGTACTCGCGCCCCGGACCGTTGAGGAGCTTCACCTCTCCGGGGACCACGACGGCCCGCGCAGGCTCAGTGACGCGAACGAGCAGCAGGCCACCCGCAACCACGAGCAGCATCGCGCTGGCTGCGCCAGACCAGGCCAGTCCCTCACTGCGCCGCCGCAGCCAGAGCGCCAGAGACCCGCAGCAGGCAAACCAGGCCGCGGAGGCAACGACGGCCAGCTCGTTGCGCGTGAAGGCGTGCGCCGAAGCGGTGAGCAGATCCTCGTCTGGCTCGTGGTCGACCGCGCGGTCGTGCAGCGACGAAGCGTTGGCGCGCAGATCGGGGTCGCGGGGCGAGAGCCGCAGGGCGCGCTCGTAACAGGCACGTGCACGCCCCACGTCATCGCCCTGGGCGTAGGCGTTCCCGAGGTTGTACCACACCGTCGCATCGTCGACGCCATCGGCCACCAGCGCGCGATAGCCCTCGGCGGCCGCGTCGAAGCGCCCCTGGCGATAGGCGTCGTTGGCCTGGCGCATCGTCTCTGCGCGATCAACCGCGGCCTGGGCGACGCCGAAACGCATCTGTGCGAAGGTGAGCAGCAGACTGACGATCAAGACGATGCGCTTCATGACAGGCTCCTCTCGAGCTGCGCGAGCAGCTGCTCGACGTGGGTGATGGAGGCCGGAGCCGACGGCTGCATCGGCGCGTAGCGCGCCTGCTCCGCCGCCGCCAGAAGCTGCGAGAGCGCGTCGCACTCCTCCTGCGAAACGCCGCGGGCACGCAGCGCCACCAGCAGGTCGCGGGTCGGCATGCCCGACGCTGACGACCCCAGCTTCTCGGTGAGGTAGGCGTACAGCACCGGAGAGATGCTGTCGAGCCGCGAGACCGTTCGAAGCTGGCCCTGTGCCCGTCGCAGGGCGTCGCCGCGACGCTCACGCCGCGCGCGCCATCGGGGTCGCGGCCCCCAGAGGACGAACGCCACAGCCAGCAGCACGAGCGGAATGGCCTGCGCGCCGAGGAAACCAGGAGAGCGCAGCAGGTCTGTGGCCGACGAGAGCGCCCCACCCTCATGAATCGGGCGCAGCCCTCTCGGGTCGGGCTTCTCCGCACCAGACGGCGCTGCCGCGGGCGACGCGGGCGCGCCCCCTTGCGCGCCGGGCGCCACCGTGATGGCGATGGGAGCGGTGGATGCAGTCTTGTAGGCCTTGGCCTTCGGGTCGTAGTACGACAGCGAGACGCTCGGAATCGTTGCCGGACCGCTGCTCGACGGCACCAGCACGGCGGTGAAGATGCGCTCTCCGCTCTTGGCCGCTGCTCTTGCGGGCACGGGGTCGGTGACGCGGAAGCCTGGCATGGCGGGGAGCCTGGGGGGCTGCATCATGTTCATGCCCCCCTCTCCTCGAACCGTGAGCTCGAGGTTGAGAGCCTGCCCGACGCGGGCCGAAGCGGCGTCATCGAGACGCGCCGAGACGGTGAAGCGCCCCACGCCCCCCGTGAAATCCGCGGGACGTCCCTCGGGGAGCGGGCGGACATCGACCGGGATGGCGGCCGCCTCGAGCTCCTTCTCGGTCGTGGTCGTGAGGATGCTGTCGAAGTCGTCATCTCCCAGGTGAACGGGAACCTTGCAGTACAGACGAGCGGCCCCGATCTCGAAGTGACCTTCGGCCGACGGGTACATCGCGATGCGCACCTCGTTCACCGTGTAGGTGCGGCCGTCAACCACCCGCGTGAACGTTCGCTCCGGCGCCTGGTCCTCGGTGAGGAAACCCGTGGTGTTGGGGTACTGCGCCTGACGGCTGAGACTCACGCCAGGCGTGTGATAGAAGTCGAGGGTGTAGATCATGGCCTGCCCCACCACGGGCGTAGGCGTGTCGACCTGGGCGGTGACAAAGGCGGGACCGCGTCCTTCTGGTTCCCTGGGGCGACCGCCGGAAGGCTGGCCCGGGAAACCGGGGACCCCGGGGAACCCGGGAACCTGGGGGAACCCAGGGATCTGTGGGGGTCGTGCCACACGTGGGAAGCCGTTGGGAAGGCCCGTCACGCCCGGACCGCTCCGCGTGGGCGGTCGCGTGCCGGCGTTGTCGTTGGTCACCTCGATCTGGAGCGGCGCGCTGAAGGCAGACCCCTGTGGGGTCTGGAGGTGGATGGGGCCGATGGTGAAGCGCCCCGCGCGCCGCGGCGTGAGGAGATAGGTCTGGGTGATCGAGGTGGACACGTCGCCATTGATGACCGACATGTTCTGTGATTGACCAGCGGCGTACACAGTGAAGGCCGGCAGTTCCGGCAGGTGGGGGGTTTCGAGCTGACCATCGCCGCTCACCGTCACCTGGAGCGTGATGGTCTCTCCCACGCTGACCCGGTTGCGATCAACCGCCGCGTCGATTCGCGCATCGGCAGCGTGAGCCGCACGCACGGACATCATTGCCAGAAGAAGGGTCAGGGCTGCAAGAAGTCGTCTCATCGCGCTCAACCTCCTACCACGTCTCGCTGCCCGCGCTGGGGCGATAGGGGGCGGCGGGGGTCGACTTCGTCTTTGCCTGCCGCTCCTTCTCGTTGTAGTACTGGAGGATGCGCGCCGCATCGTCGGTCGACATGCCCCCCTGCTGACCCGGTCTACCCGACGCGGCCACGCCCTTCTTGCCGCTGCCGGCCGCCTGCTTGGGGTCGCCCTTCTGCTGGTCGCCCTTCTTGCCGCTGTCGGCCTGCTTCTGGTCGCCCTTCTGCTTGTCGCCCTTCTTGCCGCTGTCAGCCTGCTTCTGATCGTTCTTCTGCTTGTCGCCCTTCTTGCCGCTGTCAGCCTGCTTCTGGTCGTTCTTCTGCTTGTCGCCCTTCTTGCCGCTGTCGGCCTGCTTCTGGTCGTTCTTCTGCTGGTCGTTCTTCTTGCCGTTGTCAGCCTGCTTCTGATCGTTCTTCTGCTGGTCGTTCTTCTTGCCGCTGTCAGCCTGCTTCTGATCGTTCTTCTGCTGATCGTTCTTCTGCTGCTTGAGCTGATCGAGAACCACCTGCAGGTTGTGACGCGCGTCGTCGTCCTTCTCATTGAAGCGCAGCGCGCGTTTGTACGCCTCTGCTGACTCCTGGAGCTTTCCCTGCTTGTAGAGGGCGTTCCCCATGTGATAGGCGGCACGCGAGCGGGTGGCGCTCGAGCCCGTATCGACGGCTTTCTGAAAGCTCTGCTGGGCCTCGACAAAGCTGCCGGCGCGGTACTGCGCCTGGCCCATGGCATCGAGTGCATCAGCGGCGTTCGGACGAAGGGAAAGCGCCTCCTTGAAAGCCTCGAGGGCGGTGGGGTACTCCCCCCGATCGAAGGCTGACCTGCCCCGCTGCATGGCCCGCACATAGCGGACCTGCGCAACGGGCGTCGTCATTCCCGGATCCGCCGTCGACGAAGAGGCGGGTTGGCCAGCAGGGGGTGCGGCGACCGGTGTCGCGGGAGCGCCCAGCGCCGGCGAGCAGGCTGCGGCCGATGCGATGACGCACAGCCCCATCAAGACATTGATCCGACTCGACTTCGGTTTCATGACACGGCTCCTCTCGCAGACGCGGCAACACGGGTCGGGCGTCGCGTCGAAACGGTTCGCTCCAGCGCAATCAGGACGAGGGCAACGAGAACGAACCACTGATAGCGATCGACGTAGCGCCGATGCATGGTCTCCTCGAGCAGATGCTTCTCCGCGCCGCTCACCGCGCTGAAGATGGGCGACAGCGCATCGGCGGAAGACCCGTCGACGTGCACGTAGGTTCCACCGGTCAGCTTGGCGATGTCACGCAGCGTGCTCTCGTCGAGGCGGCTCATGACCACCTTGCCACTGGCATCACGCACGAAATCGACGCGCCCGTCGGCCTGCTGCTCAGGGATGGGCTCCCCGTTCGGATTGCCGATGCCAACGGTGTGAACGGTGACACCGGCCTTGGCCGCCTCCTTTGCGACCCCGATGGGGTCGCTGTGATGGTCCTCGCCATCGGTGAGGAGCACGATGACCTTCTTGTTCGGATCCCCTTTCGGGAAGGTCTGGAGCGACGCGCGGAGGGCATCCCCCAGCGACGTGCCCGGGATGGGGAGCGCCTGCGGGTCGAGCTGCTCGAGGAACAGACGGGTGGCCGACACATCGAGGGTGAGCGGACAGAAAGGGAAAGCGCTGCCGGCGAATCCCACCAGCCCGAGACGGTTCCCCTCGAGCTGATGGGCCAGCTGCCCGAGCTGCTGACGCGCAAGCTCGAGACGGCTCGGCTTCACATCCTTCGCATTCATCGACGAGGAGCAATCGACCGCGAACACCACGTCGACCCCCTGGCGCTCCACGGTGACCATGCGCGACCCCCACTGGGGACCGGCCGCGGCCAGGGCGAGCAGCGCAAGCGACACGATGACGAGAGACGTCTTCAACAGGGCACGACGACGGCTGTAGTCGGCCGCGAGCCGCGCCAGCATGGGGGCCTGGGCGAAGGAGGCGATGACGCGGGCGCGCACCCCCTCGCGATGCCAGGCGAAGACCGCGAGGGCAAGTACCGCTGCCAGCCACCAGAGCTGATGGGGATCGGCGAAGTGCATCACGGCACCTCCTGCAGCACAGATCGCTCGAGAAGCGCGTTGAGACCCAGCAGCGCCAGCGCGGGGAGCAGGAACCAGGGATAGAGCTCTCGGTAGTCGACCACC
The genomic region above belongs to Pseudomonadota bacterium and contains:
- a CDS encoding diaminopimelate decarboxylase; protein product: MREPYQKPVLVRHRLGALNPFARPQVTLPGGRLDGFSPDDLVARHGSPLFVISEAELRRRYRELDRAFRLRYPRTTIGYSYKTNYLSAICAVLRQEGAWAEVVSGFEYDIALALGVPGSEIIFNGPMKRRHELEQAVADGALIHADSLEEVADLEAIGARLGRRIPIGLRVNMRLTDEPWDRFGFNLENGDARQMAARVASSPSLRLSGLHTHVGTYITDVDVYARAAVRVAELCADLRRGSGVELDHLDFGGGFAARTRLHGQALPVEHVVPSIDRYAEALTSALMRGDFPVDRLPRLIIEPGRALVAEAVQLITSVVSCKRLSDGRRGLVLDAGVNLLPTSWWYEFDVMAVKETSGVVDTVNLYGPMCMNIDCLRQNVPLPPVGAGDLLVVRNVGAYNLAQSMQFIQLRPAVVMLGDGGVELVREAETAAYARQLEHVPVRLVSMPAPDDGAPSPREDGARRS
- a CDS encoding ATP-grasp domain-containing protein; its protein translation is MNRQALHATVAVTGLNATDSPAPGTGVIRCLRADPGWRGRIVGLAYDALDTAVYDASLVDEAHLIPYPAAGCTAVLTRLLEVHGRTPIDVLLPTLDTELSNMVAIAPELERCGIATLLPRAESLRLTSKLELDAFCRTHGLRSPPTVVLEGPRHLEALPFAYPIAVKGAWHGAEIARGPEEAAHAYARIRKRWGSPVLAQQVVEGEEYDVLMLGDGAGRLIGSVAMRKMGVTDSGKAWSAVTVSDTALHQLAERAFAALGWRGALELELIRDEVTGAYHLIEINPRFPAWCYLSVGAGANLAAALVRIALGETVEPFGQARAGVAFVRHAVDLICSLTTLEQLVTRGSIYHDRGASSDA
- a CDS encoding PqqD family protein; translation: MVPPHRAEHRVSRRWRVAGRTVKGIGPPRGDALDAPWGGEGPWLSENGFLFDPVRGVSYSTNAVGALIYRLLAAGKGLQAVVDAVVERFEVDPSTARRDAEAFISQMRAAGLQ
- a CDS encoding tetratricopeptide repeat protein, which codes for MKRIVLIVSLLLTFAQMRFGVAQAAVDRAETMRQANDAYRQGRFDAAAEGYRALVADGVDDATVWYNLGNAYAQGDDVGRARACYERALRLSPRDPDLRANASSLHDRAVDHEPDEDLLTASAHAFTRNELAVVASAAWFACCGSLALWLRRRSEGLAWSGAASAMLLVVAGGLLLVRVTEPARAVVVPGEVKLLNGPGREYSVGVSLHAGTRIEVLASEGDWREVGAFHRVKGWVRAEQIETI
- a CDS encoding protein BatD, with the protein product MRRASSSTTTRRSGRQRRSRPPPPPIAPARAARRGRRLSAMRRLLAALTLLLAMMSVRAAHAADARIDAAVDRNRVSVGETITLQVTVSGDGQLETPHLPELPAFTVYAAGQSQNMSVINGDVSTSITQTYLLTPRRAGRFTIGPIHLQTPQGSAFSAPLQIEVTNDNAGTRPPTRSGPGVTGLPNGFPRVARPPQIPGFPQVPGFPGVPGFPGQPSGGRPREPEGRGPAFVTAQVDTPTPVVGQAMIYTLDFYHTPGVSLSRQAQYPNTTGFLTEDQAPERTFTRVVDGRTYTVNEVRIAMYPSAEGHFEIGAARLYCKVPVHLGDDDFDSILTTTTEKELEAAAIPVDVRPLPEGRPADFTGGVGRFTVSARLDDAASARVGQALNLELTVRGEGGMNMMQPPRLPAMPGFRVTDPVPARAAAKSGERIFTAVLVPSSSGPATIPSVSLSYYDPKAKAYKTASTAPIAITVAPGAQGGAPASPAAAPSGAEKPDPRGLRPIHEGGALSSATDLLRSPGFLGAQAIPLVLLAVAFVLWGPRPRWRARRERRGDALRRAQGQLRTVSRLDSISPVLYAYLTEKLGSSASGMPTRDLLVALRARGVSQEECDALSQLLAAAEQARYAPMQPSAPASITHVEQLLAQLERSLS
- a CDS encoding tetratricopeptide repeat protein; protein product: MKPKSSRINVLMGLCVIASAAACSPALGAPATPVAAPPAGQPASSSTADPGMTTPVAQVRYVRAMQRGRSAFDRGEYPTALEAFKEALSLRPNAADALDAMGQAQYRAGSFVEAQQSFQKAVDTGSSATRSRAAYHMGNALYKQGKLQESAEAYKRALRFNEKDDDARHNLQVVLDQLKQQKNDQQKNDQKQADSGKKNDQQKNDQKQADNGKKNDQQKNDQKQADSGKKGDKQKNDQKQADSGKKGDKQKNDQKQADSGKKGDKQKGDQKQADSGKKGDQQKGDPKQAAGSGKKGVAASGRPGQQGGMSTDDAARILQYYNEKERQAKTKSTPAAPYRPSAGSETW
- a CDS encoding VWA domain-containing protein, giving the protein MHFADPHQLWWLAAVLALAVFAWHREGVRARVIASFAQAPMLARLAADYSRRRALLKTSLVIVSLALLALAAAGPQWGSRMVTVERQGVDVVFAVDCSSSMNAKDVKPSRLELARQQLGQLAHQLEGNRLGLVGFAGSAFPFCPLTLDVSATRLFLEQLDPQALPIPGTSLGDALRASLQTFPKGDPNKKVIVLLTDGEDHHSDPIGVAKEAAKAGVTVHTVGIGNPNGEPIPEQQADGRVDFVRDASGKVVMSRLDESTLRDIAKLTGGTYVHVDGSSADALSPIFSAVSGAEKHLLEETMHRRYVDRYQWFVLVALVLIALERTVSTRRPTRVAASARGAVS